The genomic interval TCAACACCCACCGAACCTGTAATGCGGGGACGAAGATACGATTCCGTGAGCTCGGTCAGAAGATCCCGACGCAACTCCACAGGAAACGCTGTATTGCGCGGGGAGGCCATGGAACTAAAACCAATGTGGGATACCAAACTGGATTGTTCTTGCAATGGTTCCTGAGGTTCACCGTTGATCATCAGCGGTGAACCTTCAAAAGCGGTGAGGCGTTTACCCAGCATGGGCATGGAGGTAATACCCAGGACGGGCTGGTCGTCGACAAGCAAAGACACCAGGATCGCGCTCATCGGGTTGGACGCCGCGAAGTTGGCGGTGCCGTCGATGGGATCAATCACCCAGCGCGTGCCGGAGGTCGCACCGCCACCTTCTTCACCGATGACAGCAATGCCTGTCATCATGTTCAGCATCGAACGCATATGGGATTCGATGGCCATATCCACTTCCGTGGCAAAATCCCCCGGGGATTTCATATGGGCAGGTGCAGCTCCGAAGCCCTGCATGAAGAGGGCTTCGGCATCATCTACAACGGCCTCCGCAATGGCCAACATCCCACGAGCATCCATGTATTAACCGAGCTTTTCTACTGCAGCCAAAGCCTCTTCGAGGGTGAACTTGTGCTCATAAAGTGCCTTGCCAATGATGACGGAATCAATGCCCTCATCCTGGTACTTGGCTAGTTCCAAAACATCTTCCAAAACAGAAATTCCACCAGATGCCACGATAGGTGCGTCTGTAGCTGCAGCAACCTCACGCAGCAGCTCAACATTTGGACCACTCAAGGTGCCGTCCTTGGACACATCGGTAACCACGAAACGTGCACAACCTTGGGAATCCAAACGCTCGAGAACTTCCCACAGATCGCCACCATCGGAGACCCAACCGTTTCCACGGGTGCGCCATTCACCATCTTCCAAACGCACAGCGATATCGACAGCAATCTTCTCGCCATAGCGTTGAATCGCAGAAGCAATCCACTCTGGCTTCTCCAGAGCAGCGGTACCAATGTTTACACGACGTGCACCGGTTGCCAGCGCGCGCTCCAGAGACTCATCATCACGGATACCGCCAGTGAGCTCCACATCAACATCGAGCTTGCCGACAATTTCCGCCATCATCTCATGGTTGGAACCACGGTTGAACGCTGCGTCCAGGTCCACAAAGTGCAACCACTTTGCACCCTGCTCCTGCCACTTCAGTGCGGATTCCAAAGGGGTGCCATAAGACTTTTCAGTGCCGGCCTCGCCCTGATCTAGGCGAACTGCTTGTCCGTTAACTACATCGACTGCAGGAAGAATAGTGAAGGTCATGAATATTGATCCTATCTGTTAGATGTAGTTGATCCAGTTTCGCAGTAGCTGTGCGCCTGCGTCACCTGATTTTTCTGGGTGGAATTGAGTAGCCCACAGCGTGCCGTTTTCCACAGCTGCCACAAAACGATCATTTTCGTGCTTCGCCCACACAACCTCTGGAGGCGTGGTCAGATCGTCGGTTTCCAACGTCCACTTGCGCACACCATAGGAGTGCACGAAGTAGAAACGCTCATCAGGTGAAATTCCCTCAAACATTGGTGAGTTGGTAGGCATTTCAAGTGTGTTCCACCCCATGTGAGGCAGGATCTCCGCTTGGAGGCGTTCCACTTTGCCAGGCCACTCGCCGCAACCAGCTGACTTAATGCCGTGCTCATCGCCTTCATCGAACAGGATCTGCATGCCCACACAAATACCCATCACTGGACGTCCACCAGCAAGACGCTGTCCGATAATGCGATGTCCGAAGACGTTTTTCAAACCCTTCATGCAGGCATCAAATGCGCCCACTCCAGGAACTAGGAGGCCATCAGCGTTGGTGCAAACTTCTGGATCGGAGCTCACGATAACTTCTGCACCGGCACGCTCTAGTGCGCGTTGAGCAGAACGAAGGTTTCCAGATCCGTAGTCGAGAAGGGCGACAGTTTTGGTCATGCCGATAGTTTATGTCACGTGCTTTCAGGATCAAGAACCGCAGTCGAGTTTCTTTCTCCCCAAAAGGGTTTTATATCCACCACACTGGCCTAGCTGCGATAAAAGGCGATAAGCATCTCTCAAGTGGGTTCCTTTAGATTTAAAACCCGCGGTACGCAAAACCCCAATGGCGTTACAAAGAAAACTAACCGCCTTCCCTTCCTGAGAATGACGGCTAGTCGTGATTCTAAAATTCTATCCCAGTAGAAACAAAGCCTCTAATCTAAGACAAGATATACGCCTTACAACGGTATTTTGGCGAGACTCCTGCGCTCGTCAAGTTTTTGAGACAGCTTGATTGATTTTTCTTCTTACGCTGCTGCTAATCCATACTGCTGCTGATATGCGGTCAAAGCACTAGCCGGTGAGAGCCCCTGGTTATTGCTATGCGGGCGGCGCCGGTTGTGACCTGCCCCTCGATGTACTCCATCACCGCGGTTCGGGCGCATCTAAACTTGGTTGCTCTTCATAGTCCAGCCCCTCTTTTAATACCTGAGACCTTAGTTAGCGATGAAGGTATAAATCCGTAGATAGGTTAGCAATTTTCATCTCACCAGACTGAGATCACTTCTTTATTGGTTTCAAGAAACGACTTAAGGCCGGGAAAGAGTCCAGATGGTTTCTCGATGGTCATTATTTCATTGCCTAGACAGATTTCTGGGCGCGAGGAAAACACACTCTCCAGATCTTTAGAAACAGACCAAGGACCTCATTTCACTCCGCAAATAGGGGTTTGCATTTCAAAATGCCAGATCACATTCCCCCACCTAACACATCTACACCTAACTCAATTCAGTATGGATTAAGGGAAGTAGACGGAATATTTCACCTTGGCGAACTACCGCCGGGATACCTTGGTGGACGCATTCCTAAAGTCCACATCAGCAATTTTCGCATTTCCGAGTTTAATGAGGCTCTGAGTTCAGTGTCGCCATAAGTTCATCAATTCGCGGGTTTATGCCAGCGGGTTGGTGGGCCAAGTAAGGGGTGGCGTCGAAAAGCGTTTTAGCGATCTTTGCGCCTGTTGCGCAGCCCTTGCACTGCACGCCGAGCGACTGGCACCTGGCGCAAACGCGCGCGGGTGTTGTTGTATTCAGTAATGCGGTGCCGCCCAATGATTCGATCGGCGGTGGTCAAAACGATTCCAAACAAAATCACCACGGCTCCGGAACCAAAAGCACCACTGTAAGCAAGCGATGCGGCAACTATGCCAAGGAGGAAGCTTCCGATTCCTGTTCCCGAATCAAAGGCGATATTCCAGATGGCGGAGGCTTCGGAGACTCTAGTGCGAGGAAGCCGGAAAAACATTGAAAGCAACGCTTCGTTTTGCACCATGCCAAAAGCACCACCAAACATCACTGCACCTATAATCAAAAGCCACACGGACCAGCCTTGGAAGATTGTGACGGTGATTAAAACGACACCTAAGAACCCAATGATCTGAGCAGGAATCATCGTGGTACCAGGCACACCGCGGCGGTCAGCGATAACGCCGGACAGGTAGCGGAACACCATTGAAGAACCACCGGTAATGGATAAAATAATACCCGCTAATGCAGCACCTAATCCTGGATCTAACTCAATGACTGCAGCTGGAAGGAATGAAGACACTGCGCCAAAAGTCATTGACAAACTGGTAACAGCCAAGGAGGGAACCAGCACCAACTTCCAGGTGGAAACAGAACGCTCCTGTTCGCTCACCTGTGGTTGCTGCTTTGCCGCTGCCTTAACCTGCGGAATACGCAGACACATCACCGCTGCAACTAGTGCGATAACGGCACCTAAAACATAGACCACGTTGTAGCCAAATTGGTCACCTAACGCCAACCCGGCAGGCAGGAAAAGCATTTGGGAAAGGCCAATAAATACGCCCAACAT from Corynebacterium glutamicum ATCC 13032 carries:
- a CDS encoding inositol monophosphatase family protein; the encoded protein is MDARGMLAIAEAVVDDAEALFMQGFGAAPAHMKSPGDFATEVDMAIESHMRSMLNMMTGIAVIGEEGGGATSGTRWVIDPIDGTANFAASNPMSAILVSLLVDDQPVLGITSMPMLGKRLTAFEGSPLMINGEPQEPLQEQSSLVSHIGFSSMASPRNTAFPVELRRDLLTELTESYLRPRITGSVGVDLAFTAQGIFGACVSFSPHVWDNSAGVMLMRAAGAQVTDTEGHPWAPGRGVVAGTKRAHDVLLSKIEKVRLMHADAGNDQSLNEEYK
- the priA gene encoding bifunctional 1-(5-phosphoribosyl)-5-((5-phosphoribosylamino)methylideneamino)imidazole-4-carboxamide isomerase/phosphoribosylanthranilate isomerase PriA, which gives rise to MTFTILPAVDVVNGQAVRLDQGEAGTEKSYGTPLESALKWQEQGAKWLHFVDLDAAFNRGSNHEMMAEIVGKLDVDVELTGGIRDDESLERALATGARRVNIGTAALEKPEWIASAIQRYGEKIAVDIAVRLEDGEWRTRGNGWVSDGGDLWEVLERLDSQGCARFVVTDVSKDGTLSGPNVELLREVAAATDAPIVASGGISVLEDVLELAKYQDEGIDSVIIGKALYEHKFTLEEALAAVEKLG
- the hisH gene encoding imidazole glycerol phosphate synthase subunit HisH — its product is MTKTVALLDYGSGNLRSAQRALERAGAEVIVSSDPEVCTNADGLLVPGVGAFDACMKGLKNVFGHRIIGQRLAGGRPVMGICVGMQILFDEGDEHGIKSAGCGEWPGKVERLQAEILPHMGWNTLEMPTNSPMFEGISPDERFYFVHSYGVRKWTLETDDLTTPPEVVWAKHENDRFVAAVENGTLWATQFHPEKSGDAGAQLLRNWINYI
- a CDS encoding MFS transporter, which gives rise to MWKSPGFVAVLVAVAAAFGSWSLLLPVVPLAVLNNGGSSAVAGATTGIFMAATVITQIFTPAALRKIGYTPVMAFAAFMLGVPAIGYIFSVEPIPVLVVSALRGIGFGALTVAESALVAELVPVRFLGKASGMLGVFIGLSQMLFLPAGLALGDQFGYNVVYVLGAVIALVAAVMCLRIPQVKAAAKQQPQVSEQERSVSTWKLVLVPSLAVTSLSMTFGAVSSFLPAAVIELDPGLGAALAGIILSITGGSSMVFRYLSGVIADRRGVPGTTMIPAQIIGFLGVVLITVTIFQGWSVWLLIIGAVMFGGAFGMVQNEALLSMFFRLPRTRVSEASAIWNIAFDSGTGIGSFLLGIVAASLAYSGAFGSGAVVILFGIVLTTADRIIGRHRITEYNNTRARLRQVPVARRAVQGLRNRRKDR